The proteins below are encoded in one region of Deltaproteobacteria bacterium:
- a CDS encoding tetratricopeptide repeat protein, with amino-acid sequence MSNDNTWDDENVRGAQLYQQGKYAEAEQAFRAALAAAEQLGPEDARVAVVLNNLASLCHNERKVEEAQALYERALAIRRRTLGLHHPMVAQSLNNLSSLYRELGRLDEAQQFSEQAVGVAESIFGPDHYRIANCLNNLAAVYMAKARYDDAEQIFQRTLSIRTRFFGDNDPTVATTLSGLAELAVAQAQYAQAEPLFRRALRIREEQLGEQHPGVATLLEKFSVLLRKTEREAQAVALEARARTIRIQAMQVVTGE; translated from the coding sequence ATGAGCAACGACAACACCTGGGATGATGAAAATGTTCGTGGCGCGCAACTTTATCAACAGGGAAAATATGCCGAAGCCGAACAAGCGTTCCGCGCGGCACTAGCCGCAGCCGAGCAGCTAGGTCCAGAAGACGCGCGTGTCGCGGTCGTGCTCAATAACCTCGCCAGCCTCTGTCACAATGAGCGCAAAGTAGAGGAGGCGCAGGCGCTGTACGAACGCGCTCTGGCTATTCGTCGGCGAACTCTAGGCCTACATCATCCGATGGTCGCCCAGAGCCTCAACAATCTGTCCTCACTGTATCGTGAACTCGGCAGACTCGACGAAGCGCAGCAGTTTTCAGAGCAGGCAGTGGGCGTGGCTGAGTCGATCTTTGGCCCTGACCACTACCGCATTGCCAATTGCCTGAATAACCTGGCTGCGGTGTACATGGCCAAGGCGCGCTACGATGACGCGGAGCAGATTTTTCAACGCACCTTATCGATCCGCACGCGCTTCTTTGGCGACAACGATCCGACGGTTGCCACAACCCTTTCTGGTTTGGCTGAACTGGCGGTCGCGCAAGCGCAGTACGCTCAAGCTGAACCACTCTTCCGTCGTGCACTACGAATTCGTGAAGAGCAGCTAGGCGAGCAGCATCCCGGCGTGGCGACGCTGCTGGAGAAATTCTCCGTGCTGTTGCGCAAGACCGAGCGCGAGGCTCAAGCTGTGGCCCTGGAAGCGCGTGCTCGCACCATTCGCATACAGGCAATGCAGGTTGTGACAGGGGAATAG
- a CDS encoding amidohydrolase: protein MGDYKLISADSHFVEPPSMWAERLDKKFRDRAPRTVKGLNGKDGEWFVCENITPMTVAGFFGAGVPSQDLPAHAKKGFDEAPKSVWDPSYRIADQDRDGVEAEVIYTSMGMPLFGLDDADLRSACFRAFNDWAVDYCSYDLKRLVPLGLITLEDVPSAVAELQRIAKRGVRGAMIWAEPPDDRPYSHSDYDSFWAAAQDLNMPLSLHILTARSGTGANQASGRDFVLSLATLHHQIERSIVSMVYGGVLEKFPGLKIISAENDVGWMPYLMYRIDTIQSRLGALGGMKLPMRASEYIKRQVYSTFIADPVFVDSLHRYGPENIMWSSDYPHTAATYPRSQEIVAKRFGSLPDEQRRKIVRDTAAKVYGLA from the coding sequence ATGGGTGACTATAAACTCATCTCTGCTGACTCGCACTTTGTTGAACCACCGTCGATGTGGGCCGAGCGCTTGGACAAGAAGTTCCGCGATCGCGCGCCGCGTACGGTTAAAGGGCTCAATGGCAAAGACGGCGAGTGGTTCGTGTGTGAAAACATCACGCCAATGACCGTGGCTGGTTTTTTTGGTGCTGGCGTACCGTCGCAAGATCTCCCAGCGCACGCTAAGAAAGGCTTTGACGAAGCACCGAAGAGTGTCTGGGACCCCTCGTATCGCATCGCTGACCAGGACCGTGATGGCGTCGAAGCTGAAGTGATTTACACTTCAATGGGCATGCCGCTGTTTGGCCTCGATGATGCCGACCTACGCTCGGCCTGTTTCCGCGCATTTAACGATTGGGCGGTAGACTATTGCAGCTATGATCTGAAAAGGCTGGTGCCACTCGGGCTGATTACGCTAGAGGATGTTCCTAGTGCTGTAGCTGAGCTGCAACGCATCGCCAAGCGCGGCGTGCGTGGCGCGATGATTTGGGCCGAACCACCGGACGACCGCCCGTACAGCCATAGCGATTACGATTCGTTCTGGGCCGCAGCTCAGGATCTGAATATGCCGTTGTCATTGCATATTCTCACAGCGCGAAGTGGAACGGGCGCGAACCAGGCGTCTGGGCGTGACTTTGTGTTATCTTTGGCGACACTGCATCACCAGATCGAACGGTCCATTGTGTCCATGGTGTACGGTGGTGTGCTGGAGAAATTCCCCGGCCTCAAGATCATCTCTGCAGAGAATGACGTTGGCTGGATGCCGTATCTCATGTATCGCATTGACACCATTCAGAGCCGACTGGGTGCGCTGGGTGGCATGAAACTACCGATGCGTGCGAGCGAGTATATCAAGCGTCAGGTGTATTCGACGTTTATTGCTGACCCCGTGTTTGTCGATTCACTCCATCGCTACGGACCGGAGAATATCATGTGGTCGTCGGATTATCCGCACACTGCTGCGACATATCCGCGTTCGCAAGAGATCGTAGCCAAGCGTTTTGGTTCGCTGCCTGATGAGCAACGTCGCAAGATCGTGCGAGATACTGCTGCTAAGGTGTATGGATTGGCGTAA
- a CDS encoding CBS domain-containing protein translates to MKVQQWMTRQVITLKPQDSLQHAHDRLRKYRINQFPVVRDGTLVGVITDRDVRDAYPSRLRHIRNADVEEFAAEHTVEQIMTREVITINPEATIREAALCLRQHRFGALPVVERSTLVGIITRSDILEAVLASERS, encoded by the coding sequence ATGAAGGTCCAACAATGGATGACACGGCAAGTCATAACCCTCAAGCCACAAGACTCGCTACAGCATGCCCATGATCGGCTGCGTAAGTATCGCATCAATCAGTTCCCTGTGGTCCGCGATGGCACGCTCGTGGGAGTCATCACTGACCGTGATGTGCGCGATGCCTATCCGTCACGGCTTCGCCATATCAGGAACGCCGACGTTGAAGAATTTGCCGCCGAACATACCGTCGAGCAAATCATGACGCGCGAGGTCATCACCATCAATCCTGAGGCAACAATTCGCGAGGCAGCACTGTGTTTGCGGCAACATCGATTCGGCGCACTTCCGGTCGTAGAACGGAGTACACTGGTGGGGATCATTACGCGGAGTGATATACTGGAAGCCGTGCTCGCGAGCGAGCGATCATAG
- a CDS encoding MBL fold metallo-hydrolase: MSTSSQPRVQSFTIGGVQVAKVIDTLEPTSPRVLYVDKRKEDFDPHLSWLQPSFLDAEKRMLLSIHTFVIKTKHHTVLIDTCVGNDKQGLAFPQWNGRRASYVEDLAAVGCAPEQVDYVFCTHMHLDHTGWNTQLRDGRWIPTFPKAKYLFNRGEWEHWKDIATAEDQAVIRQNIVPIIEAGQVAWVENAWGIDDEVTLLPTPGHTPGHCSVQISSHGKAAIVTGDMMVHPVQVAEPQWVQHADNDPALAVTTRTRFIEQHCDSTTMILGTHFNTPTGVFIESKGQAKRVRW, translated from the coding sequence ATGTCGACGTCGTCGCAGCCAAGGGTACAGTCATTCACGATCGGGGGCGTACAGGTCGCAAAAGTGATCGATACGTTAGAGCCAACCAGCCCGAGAGTGCTCTATGTCGATAAACGCAAAGAGGATTTTGACCCCCACCTGTCATGGCTGCAGCCATCTTTTCTCGATGCCGAGAAACGGATGTTACTCAGCATTCATACGTTTGTGATCAAGACCAAGCACCATACAGTTCTGATTGATACGTGCGTAGGGAACGACAAACAGGGACTGGCCTTTCCGCAGTGGAATGGCCGCCGTGCTTCGTACGTAGAGGATCTGGCGGCCGTCGGATGTGCGCCCGAGCAGGTAGACTACGTCTTCTGTACCCACATGCATCTCGATCATACGGGATGGAACACGCAGTTGCGCGATGGCCGTTGGATACCGACGTTCCCCAAGGCCAAGTATCTATTCAATCGCGGCGAGTGGGAACACTGGAAAGACATTGCGACCGCAGAGGATCAAGCGGTTATACGACAGAATATCGTACCGATCATCGAGGCCGGACAGGTTGCGTGGGTTGAGAATGCGTGGGGCATCGATGATGAAGTGACACTGCTTCCAACCCCAGGCCACACGCCGGGTCACTGCAGCGTGCAAATCTCTTCGCACGGCAAAGCGGCAATTGTCACTGGTGATATGATGGTCCATCCAGTCCAGGTCGCGGAACCCCAGTGGGTGCAACATGCGGACAATGACCCGGCGCTCGCCGTCACCACGCGCACGCGCTTCATCGAGCAACATTGCGACAGCACCACGATGATTCTCGGCACCCACTTCAACACCCCGACTGGAGTTTTCATTGAAAGCAAAGGCCAGGCGAAACGGGTTCGCTGGTAA
- a CDS encoding c-type cytochrome — MSRSLMESKATAFGDNAMRMSMLLFALMLVCSCLVASVRAQEDEIIAGGKGKYQKYCANCHGPEGKGNGDMSPLLVVRPADLTQLLKKSKGTFPFWYVYRTVDGRETIRGHGSREMPLWGLVFHTEEGANGAKTQEDIVRGRIWQLVYYLESIQERK; from the coding sequence TTGTCACGCTCTTTGATGGAAAGTAAGGCGACAGCCTTTGGAGATAACGCGATGCGTATGTCGATGCTTCTCTTCGCACTAATGCTCGTTTGCAGTTGCCTTGTTGCGTCAGTCCGCGCTCAGGAGGACGAAATCATCGCTGGCGGCAAAGGAAAGTATCAAAAGTACTGCGCCAATTGTCACGGACCAGAGGGAAAAGGTAACGGAGACATGTCGCCATTACTCGTAGTGAGACCAGCTGACCTCACTCAGTTACTCAAGAAGAGCAAGGGAACCTTCCCATTCTGGTACGTGTATCGAACGGTCGACGGACGAGAAACGATTCGCGGGCACGGCAGCCGTGAGATGCCGTTGTGGGGTTTGGTCTTTCACACCGAGGAAGGCGCAAACGGCGCCAAGACACAGGAAGACATCGTACGTGGCCGTATCTGGCAGTTAGTCTATTATCTGGAGTCGATCCAGGAGCGTAAGTGA
- a CDS encoding CBS domain-containing protein, whose product MYRFLECTVGQYMTREVKTVNATTTLRELEVLFAKHDYNAFPVVEDKHVIGLVTKFDFLKTFAFTTRQLLPHYDELMQRKVGEIMTEAVIHVEPAAPLTRTLQLMVSLKARSLPVMTSDNKLVGMIAREDIMRALKETTRDQ is encoded by the coding sequence ATGTATCGCTTTCTTGAATGCACCGTGGGTCAGTATATGACGCGCGAGGTGAAGACTGTAAACGCGACTACCACGTTGCGGGAGCTTGAAGTCCTGTTCGCTAAGCACGACTACAATGCTTTTCCCGTAGTGGAGGACAAACATGTCATCGGATTGGTGACGAAATTCGATTTTCTCAAGACGTTTGCTTTTACAACCAGGCAGCTCTTACCGCATTACGACGAGCTGATGCAGCGCAAGGTGGGCGAGATCATGACCGAAGCCGTCATTCATGTCGAGCCAGCCGCACCACTCACGCGCACTCTGCAGCTCATGGTGTCGCTGAAAGCCCGCAGCCTACCGGTTATGACATCAGACAACAAACTTGTTGGCATGATTGCACGCGAGGACATCATGCGAGCGTTGAAGGAGACGACGCGAGACCAATGA
- a CDS encoding CBS domain-containing protein, which yields MKARDVMNKRVTAATPRAIGRDLAQQMLSGMYSGLPVVDSSNHVVGVVTEFDLLKAIIEGKDMQTVQATDIMGRPAVCVEEADDIQVVIAKMTTHNFVRIPVVRDGKLVGIVSRGDILGRMIEPEFVTLFDGK from the coding sequence ATGAAAGCACGTGACGTGATGAACAAACGGGTCACTGCCGCCACCCCACGAGCGATTGGACGTGACCTCGCCCAGCAAATGCTTTCGGGCATGTACAGCGGGCTACCAGTCGTTGATTCCAGCAATCATGTGGTCGGTGTCGTGACGGAATTTGATCTTTTGAAAGCGATTATTGAAGGGAAGGATATGCAGACGGTACAGGCCACGGACATCATGGGTCGCCCTGCCGTGTGTGTCGAAGAAGCAGATGACATTCAGGTGGTGATAGCCAAGATGACCACACATAACTTCGTGCGCATCCCTGTGGTACGTGACGGTAAGCTAGTCGGCATTGTTTCTCGCGGCGATATTCTCGGTCGCATGATTGAGCCCGAATTTGTCACGCTCTTTGATGGAAAGTAA
- a CDS encoding CBS domain-containing protein has translation MRLLRGQDIDDFADSHIVEEVMTFNVVTLTPHASLREAAQHLRKQRFGALPVVDNEKLVGVITRSDLLDAALAGEFPKHA, from the coding sequence ATGCGCCTCCTGCGAGGGCAAGACATTGATGACTTCGCTGACTCACACATTGTCGAGGAAGTGATGACCTTCAATGTGGTAACGCTCACGCCACACGCATCACTGCGAGAAGCCGCGCAGCATCTACGCAAGCAGCGTTTTGGTGCGTTGCCAGTTGTCGACAACGAGAAACTTGTCGGTGTGATTACTCGTAGTGATCTCCTCGATGCAGCGTTAGCAGGAGAGTTCCCAAAACATGCGTAA
- a CDS encoding glucose 1-dehydrogenase, which produces MAGRLDGKVALISGAARGQGETEARMFVKEGAAVVLGDILVAEGERVAASIRAAGGQAQFVKLDVTQEGDWQQSVAQAVQTFGKLNILVNNAGIFPIEGVEATTLELWNRVIAINQTGVWLGMKAAVPAMRRAGGGSIVNISSIAGLMGSGMATAYHGTKGAVRILSKTAAIEYAKDGIRINSVHPGGVDTVMLDVLNSEGKRAAAAAHPLGRLATAEDIAYGVLYLASDEASFVTGTELVIDGGYTAR; this is translated from the coding sequence ATGGCCGGACGACTTGATGGAAAGGTCGCGTTGATTTCTGGGGCAGCGCGAGGGCAAGGCGAGACCGAAGCCCGCATGTTCGTCAAAGAAGGAGCTGCGGTGGTCCTTGGTGATATTCTCGTCGCTGAGGGGGAGCGTGTTGCTGCCAGCATTCGCGCTGCAGGTGGACAGGCACAATTCGTCAAGCTCGATGTGACGCAAGAGGGCGATTGGCAGCAATCAGTGGCCCAGGCCGTGCAAACTTTCGGGAAGCTGAATATTCTTGTGAATAACGCGGGAATCTTTCCGATCGAAGGAGTTGAAGCGACAACCCTTGAATTGTGGAACCGCGTCATTGCGATCAACCAGACGGGCGTATGGCTGGGGATGAAAGCCGCGGTGCCAGCCATGCGACGGGCTGGTGGTGGCTCGATCGTGAACATTTCCTCCATTGCCGGACTGATGGGCTCTGGCATGGCAACGGCCTATCACGGCACAAAGGGCGCGGTGCGCATTCTGTCGAAGACTGCGGCAATCGAATACGCAAAGGATGGCATTCGCATTAATTCAGTGCACCCGGGTGGAGTCGACACTGTGATGCTCGATGTCCTTAATTCTGAAGGCAAACGGGCGGCGGCCGCGGCACATCCGCTTGGAAGATTGGCTACCGCGGAAGATATCGCCTACGGCGTTCTCTATCTCGCGAGTGACGAGGCGTCGTTTGTGACAGGCACGGAATTGGTGATCGACGGCGGCTACACCGCGCGGTAA
- a CDS encoding CBS domain-containing protein gives MAPCCLTVEEAIMTVAQWMTKSVLTIRPHDTLRHARELMTKHRVNQLPVVVDDKVVGLSQTETFATRIHRVCASCEGKTLMTSLTHTLSRK, from the coding sequence ATGGCACCGTGCTGCCTAACCGTGGAGGAGGCGATCATGACTGTTGCACAGTGGATGACAAAATCAGTACTGACCATCAGACCCCATGACACGCTTCGCCACGCACGCGAACTGATGACCAAACATCGCGTCAATCAATTGCCTGTGGTGGTCGACGATAAGGTGGTGGGATTGTCACAGACCGAGACGTTCGCGACGCGTATCCATCGAGTATGCGCCTCCTGCGAGGGCAAGACATTGATGACTTCGCTGACTCACACATTGTCGAGGAAGTGA
- a CDS encoding ATPase yields MSTKHGNRGTIHTRRNVAEFNAHDPYEPRSDRGEVAVCTECHALYQRRHWFFDEELYFYHSNDPKTRKVLCPACEKIRDRYPEGQVRLRRSPFFTEHQDEILRLVRNEEERAKGTNPLERIIDISESVDGVTVTTTNEKLAQRIGRMLKSSYQGHTSYQWSDPKFLNVEWHRAA; encoded by the coding sequence ATGTCGACAAAACATGGAAACCGGGGAACAATCCACACGCGACGGAATGTCGCTGAGTTTAACGCGCACGATCCGTACGAACCGCGCAGCGATCGCGGAGAGGTTGCAGTGTGTACGGAGTGCCATGCGCTGTACCAACGCAGACATTGGTTCTTCGACGAGGAGTTGTACTTTTACCACAGCAATGATCCCAAGACCCGTAAGGTATTGTGTCCGGCATGTGAGAAGATCCGCGACCGCTACCCGGAAGGGCAAGTCAGGCTGCGCAGAAGTCCGTTTTTCACCGAGCACCAGGATGAGATCCTTCGCTTGGTGCGCAACGAAGAAGAACGCGCCAAAGGAACCAATCCGCTTGAACGGATCATCGACATCAGCGAGTCAGTCGATGGCGTGACGGTCACGACCACCAACGAAAAGCTTGCGCAGCGCATCGGTCGGATGCTCAAGAGTTCGTACCAAGGCCACACTTCCTACCAGTGGTCCGATCCTAAGTTTCTCAACGTCGAATGGCACCGTGCTGCCTAA
- a CDS encoding MgtC/SapB family protein has product MAEVIPSEFQHLLVAVLIGALIGLDRERSEVRKSHQLFAGIRTFPLIALTWALPMLLYNETCCYLTTLSGWYASGGQDHILQFLLVCPL; this is encoded by the coding sequence ATGGCAGAGGTTATCCCCAGCGAATTTCAGCACCTCCTCGTCGCTGTGCTGATCGGCGCCTTGATCGGTCTCGACCGTGAACGATCCGAGGTTCGTAAATCTCACCAACTGTTCGCTGGGATCCGCACGTTTCCGCTCATTGCGTTGACATGGGCACTCCCTATGTTGCTGTATAATGAGACTTGCTGCTATTTAACGACGCTCTCCGGGTGGTATGCCAGTGGTGGGCAAGACCACATTCTCCAATTCCTTCTTGTCTGTCCCTTGTAG
- a CDS encoding c-type cytochrome has translation MQILRYAVVTGLLTIVSPALAIAQDAQPGATLYTQYCASCHGDRGTGNGPVAPALAIKPTDLRTITTRHSGEFPRERLGRVIAGDEVIAAHGTRVMPIWGERLQDDVLGTVSKPAVARGRIGFIVDYLESLQGTDKKELENVVLPTTGIPPGERR, from the coding sequence ATGCAAATATTACGATACGCAGTGGTCACCGGTCTCTTGACCATAGTTTCGCCTGCACTTGCGATCGCACAGGACGCGCAGCCAGGGGCAACACTGTACACGCAGTACTGCGCGAGCTGCCACGGCGACCGTGGTACTGGCAACGGACCGGTGGCACCCGCACTTGCGATCAAGCCAACAGACCTGCGCACGATCACGACTCGTCACAGTGGCGAGTTCCCGCGTGAACGATTAGGGCGCGTTATCGCCGGGGATGAAGTGATCGCAGCACACGGCACGCGAGTCATGCCGATCTGGGGTGAGCGGCTGCAAGATGACGTGCTGGGAACGGTAAGCAAACCAGCCGTGGCTCGTGGGCGCATCGGCTTTATCGTAGATTATCTCGAATCGCTACAAGGGACAGACAAGAAGGAATTGGAGAATGTGGTCTTGCCCACCACTGGCATACCACCCGGAGAGCGTCGTTAA
- a CDS encoding amidohydrolase, with protein sequence MEYNVIDSDGHICEPPDLWEQYIEPKYREGCPKLVTLDNGAEILRIEGDVAIDLGGGKKRVSFGGVGAIGSREGKVSPSIPYLQGRKGGFDPHARIPDMDAEGIDAVVLYPSLGLFLGAVQNPDFAAATCRAYNRWLADYCKPYPQRLFGAAMLPMQSVESAVQEMRYAAQELGFRAGFIRPNPYNGRVLHDKAYDPLWTEAQELNFAIGIHGGSESGQQTLAMDRFTRGGAVRHVVAHTFEMMAAATSLIMCGVCDRFPRLRIAFLEAGGGWMAGWLDRMDRHFDDVGMNDTGLSTRPSDIFRRQCFVSFEPVEGSLPLLADYLGADNILWATDYPHLDGFTDAPKLIKAMGMPPHTLNKILAGGAKRYYALQ encoded by the coding sequence ATGGAATATAACGTGATCGACTCGGATGGTCATATCTGTGAACCACCTGACCTGTGGGAGCAATACATCGAACCCAAGTATCGTGAAGGCTGCCCCAAACTCGTCACCTTGGACAATGGCGCAGAAATCTTGCGAATCGAAGGTGACGTCGCGATCGATCTCGGTGGTGGCAAAAAGCGCGTGAGTTTCGGTGGCGTTGGCGCAATCGGGTCGCGCGAAGGCAAAGTATCTCCGTCGATTCCTTACCTGCAAGGGCGCAAAGGGGGATTTGACCCACACGCACGTATTCCTGATATGGATGCCGAAGGGATTGATGCCGTGGTCTTGTATCCCAGCCTGGGACTCTTCCTGGGAGCAGTGCAAAACCCCGACTTCGCAGCAGCAACGTGCCGCGCCTATAACCGCTGGTTAGCAGACTATTGCAAACCCTACCCGCAGCGCTTGTTTGGCGCAGCGATGTTACCGATGCAGAGTGTCGAAAGTGCCGTTCAGGAAATGCGCTATGCCGCACAAGAGCTAGGATTTCGTGCGGGGTTCATTCGCCCCAATCCATACAACGGCCGCGTCTTGCACGACAAAGCCTACGATCCGCTCTGGACCGAGGCGCAGGAGTTGAATTTCGCCATTGGTATTCACGGTGGGTCAGAAAGCGGCCAGCAAACGTTAGCGATGGATCGCTTCACACGCGGAGGGGCAGTGCGCCACGTGGTAGCGCATACCTTCGAAATGATGGCGGCAGCGACCAGCCTGATTATGTGTGGCGTATGCGATCGTTTCCCGCGCCTGCGCATCGCGTTTCTGGAAGCAGGCGGTGGCTGGATGGCTGGATGGTTGGACCGAATGGATCGCCATTTTGACGATGTCGGCATGAATGACACCGGCCTGTCGACGCGTCCGAGCGACATTTTCCGTCGACAATGTTTTGTTTCTTTCGAGCCGGTTGAAGGATCGCTGCCGTTGTTGGCCGATTACCTCGGCGCCGACAACATCTTGTGGGCGACCGACTACCCACATCTGGATGGCTTTACCGACGCACCTAAGCTCATCAAAGCGATGGGCATGCCACCACACACGTTGAACAAGATTCTTGCCGGCGGCGCAAAGCGATATTATGCGTTGCAGTGA
- a CDS encoding c-type cytochrome, translated as MNLKEANMCRWKGKISALTMLTGMALLWGAADLASAQETEVAAAGKPSYEQQCAVCHGREGKGDGPAMNLLTVKPSDLTQINKRNNGTFPFWKIYRVVDGREEIKGHGTRDMPVWGAQFRSEATSSPTAQTQVRGRILELVYYLQSIQAK; from the coding sequence ATGAATCTGAAGGAGGCGAATATGTGTCGGTGGAAAGGAAAGATATCTGCACTGACGATGCTGACAGGGATGGCACTGCTATGGGGAGCTGCGGACCTGGCTTCAGCGCAGGAAACAGAGGTCGCCGCCGCTGGGAAACCGAGCTATGAGCAGCAGTGCGCAGTATGTCATGGCCGCGAGGGCAAGGGCGACGGTCCGGCCATGAACCTGCTGACCGTCAAACCGTCCGATTTGACTCAGATCAATAAACGCAACAATGGAACCTTTCCGTTCTGGAAGATCTATCGTGTAGTCGATGGCCGCGAGGAGATCAAAGGGCACGGGACGCGTGACATGCCAGTCTGGGGTGCGCAGTTTCGTTCTGAGGCCACCAGTAGTCCAACCGCGCAAACCCAAGTCCGGGGACGAATTCTTGAGTTAGTGTATTATTTGCAATCGATTCAGGCCAAATAA